GTTTTCAAAGTAAAAAGTAATAGATTATGAGTACTCCTGCAAACTATACCCGTGTGCCCCTGTGCGAACCAGAGGAGCTGCCAGACGACatacaaaaagaaaatgaatatgGTACACTAGATTCTCCGGGGCATTTGTATCAAGTCAAGTCACGTCATGGGAAGCCACTACCTGAGCCCGTTGTCGACACCCCTCCTTATTACATTTCTTTGTTAACATATCTAAATTATTTGATTCTGATTATATTAGGTCATGTTCACGACTTCTTAGGTATGACCTTCCAAAAAAACAAACATCTGGATCTTTTAGAGCATGATGGGTTAGCACCTtggttttcaaatttcGAGAGTTTTTATGTCAGGAGAATTAAAATGAGAATTGATGATTGCTTTTCTAGACCAACTACTGGTGTTCCTGGTAGATTTATTCGTTGTATTGATAGAATTTCTCATAATATAAATGAGTATTTTACCTACTCAGGCGCAGTGTATCCATGCATGAACTTATCATCATATAACTATTTAGGCTTCGCACAAAGTAAGGGTCAATGTACCGATGCCGCCTTGGAATCTGTCGATAAATATTCTATTCAATCTGGTGGTCCAAGAGCTCAAATCGGTACCACAGATTTGCACATTAAAGCAGAGAAATTAGTTGCTAGATTTATCGGTAAGGAGGATGCCCTCGTTTTTTCGATGGGTTATGGTACAAATGCAAACTTGTTCAACGCTTTCCTCGATAAAAAGTGTTTAGTTATCTCTGACGAATTGAACCACACCTCTATTAGAACAGGTGTTAGGCTTTCTGGTGCTGCTGTGCGAACTTTCAAGCATGGTGATATGGTGGGTTTAGAAAAGCTTATCAGAGAACAGATAGTACTTGGTCAACCAAAAACAAATCGTCcatggaagaaaattttaatttgCGCAGAAGGGTTGTTTTCCATGGAAGGTACTTTGTGTAACTTGCCAAAATTGGttgaattgaagaagaaatataaatgtTACTTGTTTATCGATGAAGCCCATTCTATAGGCGCTATGGGCCCAACTGGTCGCGGTGTTTGTGAAATATTTGGCGTTGATCCCAAGGACGTCGACATTCTAATGGGTACTTTCACTAAGTCGTTTGGTGCTGCTGGTGGTTACATTGCTGCTGATCAATGGATTATCGATAGACTGAGGTTGGATTTAACCACTGTGAGTTATAGTGAGTCAATGCCGGCTCCTGTTTTAGCTCAAACTATTTCCTCATTACAAACCATTAGTGGTGAAATATGTCCCGGACAAGGTACTGAAAGATTGCAACGTATAGCCTTTAATTCCCGTTATCTACGTTTAGCTTTGCAAAGGTTAGGATTTATTGTCTACGGTGTGGCTGACTCACCAGTTATTCCCTTACTACTGTATTGTCCCTCAAAGATGCCCGCATTTTCGAGAATGATGTTACAAAGACGGattgctgttgttgttgttgcttATCCTGCTACTCCGCTGATCGAATCAAGAGTAAGATTCTGTATGTCTGCATCTTTAACAAAGGAAGATATCGATTATTTACTGCGTCATGTTAGTGAAGTTGGTGACaaattgaatttgaaatcaaaTTCCGGCAAATCCAGTTACGACGGTAAACGTCAAAGATGGGACATCGAGGAAGTTATCAGGAGAACACCTGAAGATTGTAAGGACGACAAGTATTTTGTTAATTGAATTTTACCTAATTGCTAGTTAggtgaaaaattacaaaatttcTGGAAGACGTTGGAAACACGCAACGTCTTTTTGACATAAACTTAAAACTGCCAAAAGTCAAAcaaaaattgcaaaaaaagtaaaaaaagttacgaaaaaaaaaacatttaaaagaaagaagaagttaaAAGTGCACGCAATATGTTCCAGGATATGAAATGAAATACCTTTTGTTTCACCttttaaataatttaaTGTTATATATACAACTTTATCGTATCATATTCGCAATTACATTATACAAGAatgagtttttttttttcgcggacaaaagaagaacatgTCAACGCCAACCCCCTAGGTGATTTTGTTAGACAAAAGCGAATTAGGATCAGGGTCTGTTAAACTTTAAATGGATTATCAATTCTTTTGTTCActgattttgaatttatcaGCTACCATTGATTTAAACCCATTATTTAGTTTTGCAATTGCGTCCTCAAAGCATCGAGCAAACAATCATGTCGAACCTCTACAAAATTGGAACTGAAActagaaataaaatcaagaaGTTTCGTACATCTACAGCAAGAACCGACTCCATAAAAGCTTTATCAATAAAGATCGAACCAAAACCGTCCTATGAGATAATTGTCGATGAAGACGAACAAGAAGAGCTAGACgaaattgaagatttgAGCGAATTAGCCGAGATCCTACCTGATAACTCACCTAGATTTGTACTAACTGCATatccaacaacaacaaaagatGGGTTCAAACAGACTCCCTTAGTTCTAGTATATTGGAAGCCAATGACGGTCGTTTCACAGGAATGGAAGATGCTTTATGCCGGCGCATTAGAAATGATCAGAGAGGAGTGCGGTACTTTTAAATTGATAGAGGTTTCTTCAGGTTTGGAGGATGACTCAGACGTTGAAGAATTGAGGGAGCAATTAGAAAATTGTTAGTATAGTCTATCTTAAACACTAAACTACCTCCTATAATCATGTAGTGTACTttaaacatttttttatcttcatAGCAATAATATAAGCCTTTTACCACCCATAAACCATAAAGTAGACCCaaacatttttaaaaaaattttacgttataattttttctttgtcgTTTTTTCTGAGCGCGCAAAGTAGCGGTGAAATTTTGATACGAATGAGATTTCCACTTCTGTACAGATGGAAATTTATGTTGGCCGACATATATCACAGTCGTGATTGAATTAACAATTTCTTTCTCATTAATATTTATTCTAAACGGTTAACCACTAAATCAATCAACAACAATCAGTCAAAATGGGTCGTATGCACAGTGCCGTATGTTTATTAACACCATAGCGAGATATTAATGCAAAAGTTGCATTGAATAGTTCGCTAAATCAGATGACACTCTAATGTGGAATTCAAAAGTGGATTTCTAATATAATTTGTCTCTGTCGGATCACAATTCTATTACAAGTTCCGGTGTGTACACAGGTATAGTTTATACTGGAGAGTAGTTTCTACTCGCTGTACATTAGCTGGGTGAttccaatttcttttacaaATATGTTGCATTAGTTTAACAGGTTATACTATCTGCCGTTTCTCAGTATAATTTACGCCGGAAAATTACTGATGGCTAGCCGCCTTTATGAATTAGTTTTCACAAAGCTCATAACATAACACGTTAACCTATCGGAGGAGAACCAAGATTGAAGAATCACCCGGAATAGTTATACTTTAATGGAATTGTATGGTCTGAACGAGGAAATATGTCATGATACACTTTTCTTCAAGCCATATGAATCTTCATGTTACTAACATTcgataaattttttggaatATCCAATTCCACTAAATATTACTTTAAACAGGGTAAAggtatttcttcttctgctaTTCCATACTCTAGAAATGCTCCAGCTTGGTTCAAGTTGTCCTCTGAATCTGTCATTGAACAAATTGTCAAGTACGCGAGAAAGGGTTTGACTCCATCTCAAATTGGTGTCTTGTTGAGAGATGCTCACGGTGTTACCCAAGCTCGTGTTATCACTGGTAACAAGATCATGAGAATCTTGAAGTCCAATGGTTTGGCTCCAGAAATCCCAGAAGATTTGTACTACTTGATTAAGAAGGCTGTCTCTGTTAGAAAGCACTTGGAAAGAAACAGAAAGGACAAAGACGCTAAGTTCAGATTGATTTTGATCGAATCTAGAATTCACAGATTGGCCAGATACTACAGAACTGTTGCTGTCTTACCACCAAACTGGAAGTACGAATCCGCCACTGCCTCCGCTTTGGTCAACTAGAGTGTTTAAAtcatttatttcattattttatatgtatattttgtataactaaaattgattttttaaacaTCTCTTTATAAACGATAAGTtgcattttattttatttcacTATTGCTAATTTTTGTGTCCGTTTCTAACTTCAAAGCTGCTCCCAGCCTTTCCTAAGGTTTTCAGTTACCAAGTCTGCCTGAGAAAGCAACAGATTAACACTTTTGTAATGAACAAGTAGAAAATATGgctcaaaattttggaaagatTCCTTCTCACAAGTCTTACGTATTGAGCTTATATCGGACCGTTCTCAGAAACATTCCAAAGTGTTGCCACTCATATGCGTTTCAatatgaaataaaaaaaacactTTCAATACAATTGTTCAAACACAAGCATGACAAGTCAAGTTGGAGTGTTTATACTTTACTCAATGAATTCAGTTTGTTGAACAATTGCCTTTTGGAAGGTAAATTacaagaaatcaaaaacttAATGAAGccattaaaaaagatgaaaaaacaACTGAAAACAACGAAAATCCTCAACTCTTTGACTTCATTAGGGGATGTAAAGACCAACGACCCAGAAGAAGTAAGAAGATTTCATGTTCTAAGTGCTTACATTAAGCGAAAACAAGATTTGGGCCTTTTACCTGCATACATACCAAAAACGTATCAGCACAAACTCCTATTACCATTAGCATTGAACGAACATGCGTGCCTGAAACTATTTCATATTCAgcaaaaattgaaaaatggcCCACCTTCTGCTGGGCTGTCATATACAAAAGAAGGAAGGAATCAAATATGGTTTGTTCGGTCACCAATTAACAAGGGCAGACAACAATCGAAAAAGCTGGGAATATTGATacgaaaagaaaggaagGATTCTCAGAAAAATATCGATAATCTCAATTTTTGCGAAATTAATGCTGCTTGGGCATTACATGAGGCCATTTGGGAGGAATATCTAGAGTCGAAAAAGATTATTAAAGTAAACTTACCGAAATACTTGGAATACGCTGCAAATATCCCAAAGTCTACTAAATGTAATCCTTCGAGTCAATATCAGAAAGTTAAAGAATGGGTAGATCCCGTGAGAGAAATAATGTTCGAATTACATTccaaaagttttcaaagagtGGAGTACTTTAACAAATATAAGGAAAAGCTTTTAAAGAACGGTGGCCAACTAGcatattttgataaaaagtcaaaagaaatgtaCGCCAAACGGTTGACACTATTCAGAAAAATGAGCAAAGAAACATTACCATATGTGACACTCTTTATAGAAGGGAGGGACTTGCCAAGTGTTTTGGCGAAATACGGTTTTTAAGTGCAAAAGTTGCGTGAATCAGAAAGTTTAATAGAAAATTTACTGGTTACTTCCATTTCTATGTAAATAGTCACTCGTATGACCGCGATAAGGATCCTGATGAAGACGATTTAATTATACTTCCTATTCTATACAGGTTTCCTCATCAGTAGTCAACTGTCCAAAGTACACATCCAATGGTAAAGGCTCATTCTTGTAGGTATCATCAAACTCAAGATCCTTGAAACTCGTTATCAGCGATTTGACGGTATCTATAGGTACCTCACTTCCAACTAATTCTTCTAAAAGGCTTACCGAGTACATATCATCAAACTCTAGATTAATGTAACTAGTTAAATGCACGCCTCGCCTTTCATGCAGAGGCGTTTGTGATAACTGTCTCATTAAATACAACGAACATTTACTGTGATAATTATTACAATACATTGAGTGGATAAAGAAGCCATCAGATGAATTTTCTGCCGCACTCTTATAGCATAGCGGGTACCCacatattttctttccccTTCTTGCATTAATAACATCCATATAAGACATCGGTGAAAGTAGCCGTGCTAAGTATTTTAATGTCTGCTCATTTTCGCAAAATGATTCTGTGAGCATTGAAACTATGGCAGATTCAATCATTCGGGCTTCCACTATAGATAATTGCTCATGTAATTGGTGTGATCCTAAAATtactttttgaatgaaCGTAGTGGTTATTATCTGCATTATGGCTTGCGTTGCTCCTGTCCTTCTAGTATAAAAATAAACCTATCACTTTTCTTAAATATGCTGCAATTTTTCCAGAATGCCTCCTTGCTGTTGATAAATGGCTTCCAATCTTCGCCAATACTAGAATGTGACCGGCTCGTCTCTTTTGTAAAGTCGATGTAATTTTCGTTGGACTTTTCAATGGcatttgatattgaaaaaaatgattatCAATGCTGGAGGGCCCGGCTAAGACTTAACCCTGAAGCTTCTGTCTTtacaaaatattatatGAATTTATCCCTGAATTTTACATACTATGAAATTTTAGTTTTGGCAAAGAATTTGACACGCTACTTACTCTTGCAACTTTTTCAGACGCATTAGCATCATCAACACGCAACTCATCTTTTGATTCTGTGGCTGTCCTTGCAATATATCGCACGGTAATCCAGGGAACTTTATCCTTTATATCCAGATCGTCAACTTCGATTTCAGAGTTaaagttttcaatgaaatttctttcatgAATATTGATGCTGGAATTATACACCAAAAACTCATTTAGTATGGATACCGTACTCCAATATGAAAACTTTCTCATACATGCTACTACGAGAGATATTATCAATTCACCATTCGTACAGTGCATATAACAGGGGTAATGCCCTTTATCAATCAGAAATTTAACGCATCGTACTACAACATCGTATTCAATAGGAactgttttctttttccttttaatCTTGGGTTTGGTCTTGTCTGCCTTTCTTTCACTTTGACATTTTATATGAATTGTCTTAatgttattttcttcacaAAACTTTACCATTAGAGGATCAGTGCTCAAAGGTTCTGGTGTCAAAGATAATATGTAT
This is a stretch of genomic DNA from Saccharomyces cerevisiae S288C chromosome IV, complete sequence. It encodes these proteins:
- the AIM7 gene encoding Aim7p (Protein that interacts with the Arp2/3 complex; interaction with Arp2/3 stimulates actin filament debranching and inhibits actin nucleation; debranching activity is enhanced by Crn1p with which it forms a high affinity ternary complex (Crn1-Aim7-Arp2/3); sequence similarity to Cof1p and to human glia maturation factor (GMF); null mutant displays elevated mitochondrial genome loss), translating into MSNLYKIGTETRNKIKKFRTSTARTDSIKALSIKIEPKPSYEIIVDEDEQEELDEIEDLSELAEILPDNSPRFVLTAYPTTTKDGFKQTPLVLVYWKPMTVVSQEWKMLYAGALEMIREECGTFKLIEVSSGLEDDSDVEELREQLENC
- the RRG1 gene encoding Rrg1p (hypothetical protein; required for efficient 5' processing of mitochondrial tRNAs, for respiratory growth and mitochondrial genome maintenance; required for vacuolar acidification; localizes to the matrix side of the inner mitochondrial membrane) — encoded protein: MAQNFGKIPSHKSYVLSLYRTVLRNIPKCCHSYAFQYEIKKTLSIQLFKHKHDKSSWSVYTLLNEFSLLNNCLLEGKLQEIKNLMKPLKKMKKQLKTTKILNSLTSLGDVKTNDPEEVRRFHVLSAYIKRKQDLGLLPAYIPKTYQHKLLLPLALNEHACLKLFHIQQKLKNGPPSAGLSYTKEGRNQIWFVRSPINKGRQQSKKLGILIRKERKDSQKNIDNLNFCEINAAWALHEAIWEEYLESKKIIKVNLPKYLEYAANIPKSTKCNPSSQYQKVKEWVDPVREIMFELHSKSFQRVEYFNKYKEKLLKNGGQLAYFDKKSKEMYAKRLTLFRKMSKETLPYVTLFIEGRDLPSVLAKYGF
- the RPS13 gene encoding 40S ribosomal protein uS15 RPS13 (Protein component of the small (40S) ribosomal subunit; homologous to mammalian ribosomal protein S13 and bacterial S15), with amino-acid sequence MGRMHSAGKGISSSAIPYSRNAPAWFKLSSESVIEQIVKYARKGLTPSQIGVLLRDAHGVTQARVITGNKIMRILKSNGLAPEIPEDLYYLIKKAVSVRKHLERNRKDKDAKFRLILIESRIHRLARYYRTVAVLPPNWKYESATASALVN
- the RTR2 gene encoding putative protein-serine/threonine phosphatase (hypothetical protein; exhibits genetic interactions with Rtr1p; green fluorescent protein (GFP)-fusion protein localizes to the cytoplasm; YDR066C is not an essential gene; relocalizes from nucleus to cytoplasmic foci upon DNA replication stress; RTR2 has a paralog, RTR1, that arose from the whole genome duplication), producing the protein MQIITTTFIQKVILGSHQLHEQLSIVEARMIESAIVSMLTESFCENEQTLKYLARLLSPMSYMDVINARRGKKICGYPLCYKSAAENSSDGFFIHSMYCNNYHSKCSLYLMRQLSQTPLHERRGVHLTSYINLEFDDMYSVSLLEELVGSEVPIDTVKSLITSFKDLEFDDTYKNEPLPLDVYFGQLTTDEETCIE
- the LCB2 gene encoding serine C-palmitoyltransferase LCB2 (Serine palmitoyltransferase component; responsible along with Lcb1p for the first committed step in sphingolipid synthesis, which is the condensation of serine with palmitoyl-CoA to form 3-ketosphinganine), whose product is MSTPANYTRVPLCEPEELPDDIQKENEYGTLDSPGHLYQVKSRHGKPLPEPVVDTPPYYISLLTYLNYLILIILGHVHDFLGMTFQKNKHLDLLEHDGLAPWFSNFESFYVRRIKMRIDDCFSRPTTGVPGRFIRCIDRISHNINEYFTYSGAVYPCMNLSSYNYLGFAQSKGQCTDAALESVDKYSIQSGGPRAQIGTTDLHIKAEKLVARFIGKEDALVFSMGYGTNANLFNAFLDKKCLVISDELNHTSIRTGVRLSGAAVRTFKHGDMVGLEKLIREQIVLGQPKTNRPWKKILICAEGLFSMEGTLCNLPKLVELKKKYKCYLFIDEAHSIGAMGPTGRGVCEIFGVDPKDVDILMGTFTKSFGAAGGYIAADQWIIDRLRLDLTTVSYSESMPAPVLAQTISSLQTISGEICPGQGTERLQRIAFNSRYLRLALQRLGFIVYGVADSPVIPLLLYCPSKMPAFSRMMLQRRIAVVVVAYPATPLIESRVRFCMSASLTKEDIDYLLRHVSEVGDKLNLKSNSGKSSYDGKRQRWDIEEVIRRTPEDCKDDKYFVN
- the OCA6 gene encoding protein-tyrosine-phosphatase (Cytoplasmic protein required for replication of Brome mosaic virus; S. cerevisiae is a model system for studying positive-strand RNA virus replication; null mutation confers sensitivity to tunicamycin and DTT) produces the protein MTLVTPLQFSTVQPNLYRGSYPREINLPFLRTLRLKYILSLTPEPLSTDPLMVKFCEENNIKTIHIKCQSERKADKTKPKIKRKKKTVPIEYDVVVRCVKFLIDKGHYPCYMHCTNGELIISLVVACMRKFSYWSTVSILNEFLVYNSSINIHERNFIENFNSEIEVDDLDIKDKVPWITVRYIARTATESKDELRVDDANASEKVARVSSVSNSLPKLKFHSM